A genomic stretch from Erigeron canadensis isolate Cc75 chromosome 9, C_canadensis_v1, whole genome shotgun sequence includes:
- the LOC122581213 gene encoding protein IQ-DOMAIN 2-like produces MGKKGGWFSSIKKALSPNSKEKKSQKLKKKGLGDEKPSVPITESVNRSRYSPPRPPSEEVKPIEVENVPNNHSYVVAAEVAATSSQATADVSQPAELIQHSGKSKEETASIKIQTAFRGYLARRALRALRGLVRLKTLVDGPAANRQTENTLKCMQNLSRVQCQINSRRIRMSEENQARQRQILQKQAKELESLQMGEEWNDSLQSQEQIEAKLLSKYEATMRRERAMAYSFSHQQPWKKSARTTNLLFMDPTNPQWGWSWLERYMAGRPLDTRGEKDHASIKNGINITGIEISKSYARRQLNITPSTPKSTAGVPAASRKFKRGPNPRSFRSGLDDDSKSVFSVQSEMNRRHSIAGSSVRDDESMDSSLSVPSYMAQTKSAKAKSKGQSILGPVENGGCQTTMEKEFGPKKRLSFPGPPARPRRHSGPPRVQSSISMVI; encoded by the exons ATGGGCAAGAAAGGTGGCTGGTTTTCATCCATTAAAAAGGCTTTAAGTCCTAACTCTAAGGAAAAGAAAAGCCAG aaattaaagaaaaaagggCTCGGGGATGAAAAACCTTCGGTACCCATTACAGAATCTGTAAACAGATCTCGTTATTCTCCTCCACGTCCACCATCAGAGGAAGTGAAACCGATTGAAGTGGAAAATGTGCCAAACAATCATTCTTATGTGGTTGCAGCTGAGGTGGCTGCCACCTCAAGTCAGGCTACTGCTGATGTTTCTCAACCTGCTGAGTTGATTCAGCATTCTGGAAAATCAAAGGAGGAAACAGCGTCTATCAAGATTCAAACAGCTTTTCGCGGGTACTTG GCAAGGAGGGCGTTGCGGGCTTTGAGAGGGCTTGTCAGATTGAAAACACTAGTCGATGGACCGGCTGCCAATCGGCAGACAGAAAACACGCTCAAATGCATGCAAAATCTATCTCGTGTGCAGTGCCAAATCAATTCTCGAAGGATCAGGATGTCCGAGGAGAATCAGGCTCGTCAAAGACAAATTCTACAGAAGCAAGCAAAAGAACTTGAGAGTTTGCAG ATGGGAGAAGAATGGAATGATAGTTTGCAGTCACAGGAACAAATTGAAGCAAAGCTACTTAGCAAGTATGAAGCAACTATGAGACGAGAACGAGCCATGGCTTATTCATTTTCTCATCAG CAACCATGGAAGAAATCGGCAAGAACAACAAACTTGCTTTTCATGGACCCAACAAATCCACAATGGGGCTGGAGCTGGTTAGAGAGATACATGGCAGGCAGGCCACTTGATACACGAGGCGAGAAAGATCATGCATCCATTAAAAATGGTATCAACATCACTGGTATCGAAATATCAAAGTCTTATGCCCGTCGGCAACTTAACATCACCCCTTCAACTCCGAAGTCAACAGCAGGTGTTCCGGCAGCATCACGGAAATTCAAACGTGGCCCTAACCCGAGATCCTTTAGGTCCGGCCTTGATGATGACTCAAAAAGTGTTTTTAGCGTACAATCTGAGATGAACAGAAGGCACAGCATTGCAGGGTCATCGGTGAGGGATGACGAGAGCATGGATAGCTCTCTTTCAGTTCCTAGTTACATGGCACAAACAAAATCCGCCAAGGCCAAATCAAAGGGGCAAAGTATATTAGGCCCGGTTGAGAATGGTGGTTGTCAGACCACCATGGAGAAGGAGTTTGGGCCAAAGAAACGACTTTCGTTTCCGGGACCACCAGCTAGACCTAGGCGACATTCGGGCCCACCAAGGGTACAAAGCAGCATTTCCATGGTGATTTGA
- the LOC122582698 gene encoding beta-1,4-xylosyltransferase IRX9, with translation MGTSERPKKKVQLWKKATVHFVLCFIMGFFTGFAPTNKSSFATTTNQVISSNVSPEISPPQRREISDQRLEHKNFDRNMLDESLSIKTQQRVDIDPIVEEKSEISENVHLTPNRLVIIVTPTSDKDELRGVLLRKMANTLALVPPPLLWVVVESQTESTEVSDILRKTNVMYRHLVFKENFTDVEVEMDHQRNVALKHIEYHRLSGIVHFASLYNVYDLSFFDEIRAIEVFGTWPMAFLSANRQRVRVEGPVCDSSEVIGWHLKSLNNSADDATRSPFHISTVGFNSSILWDPERWGRLTSAQHTSQNSIKFVKEEVLEEETKLKGIPQDGCSKIMLWNLHIPRVIKA, from the exons ATGGGTACATCAGAAAGACCAAAGAAAAAAGTTCAACTATGGAAAAAAGCTACAGTCCATTTTGTGTTATGTTTCATCATGGGGTTCTTTACTGGCTTTGCACCAACAAACAAGTCTTCTTTTGCTACTACTACTAATCAAGTTATTTCATCAAATGTTTCGCCAGAGATTTCCCCGCCTCAGAGGAGGGAAATCTCTGACCAACGTTTGGAGCACAAAAATTTTGATAGAAACATGTTAGATGAatctttatcaataaaaacacAACAAAGGGTCGATATTGACCCAATAGTAGAAGAAAAGAGCGAAATTAGTGAAAATGTCCATTTGACGCCTAATAGGCTTGTGATTATTGTTACTCCAACGAGCGATAAAGATGAGCTAAGAGGAGTACTTTTGAGAAAAATGGCGAATACTCTGGCATTAGTACCTCCTCCACTTTTATGGGTCGTTGTGGAATCACAAACCGAGTCAACAGAAGTATCTGATATTTTGCGTAAAACTAATGTTATGTATAGGCATTTGGTGTTCAAGGAGAATTTTACGGATGTGGAAGTTGAAATGGACCATCAAAGAAACGTCGCACTTAAGCATATTGAGTATCATAGGTTAAGTGGTATCGTTCACTTTGCCTCGTTGTATAATGTTTATGATCTAAGCTTCTTCGACGAGATCAGGGCCATCGA GGTGTTTGGTACATGGCCGATGGCATTTTTATCAGCAAATAGACAAAGGGTGAGAGTTGAAGGACCCGTTTGTGACTCATCAGAAGTTATAGGGTGGCATTTGAAAAGTTTGAACAATTCAGCGGATGATGCCACCAGATCACCCTTTCATATCTCCACCGTTGGATTTAACAGCTCGATCCTGTGGGACCCAGAAAGATGGGGCCGGCTTACATCTGCCCAGCACACCTCTCAG AATTCTATAAAGTTTGTGAAAGAAGAAGTCCTTGAAGAGGAAACGAAATTGAAGGGAATCCCACAAGATGGTTGCTCGAAGATTATGCTTTGGAATCTTCACATTCCAAGAGTAATTAAAGCTTAA
- the LOC122581500 gene encoding DEAD-box ATP-dependent RNA helicase 57: MDKDPYSFLFSGITFNKKKFPHDFARFKAKKESNDSEKTMLENKTPEVEAVVEPVKKRKRKSAASDSVEGFNVFKSSKKKKKKAVVEENEDAETVSEGKKKLYRQMERDAIFRKQHNIHTFGSNIPSPLQDFSELRSRYGCKPYILRNLAELGIKEPTPIQMQAIPILLSGRECFACAPTGSGKTLAFVCPMLMKLKRASKDGVRAVILCPTRELASQTYRECKKLSKGKKFYIKMMTKQLSKSGEFSKLTCDVLISTPLRLKFAITKRKLDLSRVEYLVLDESDKLFELGLLGQVDAVVKACSNPSIIRSLFSATLPDTVEELARTIMHDAVRVIIGRKNSASESIKQKLVFVGSEEGKLLALRQTFEESLNPPVLVFVQNKERAKDLYNELKFDDIRVDVIHSDLLQVERESAIDNFRAGKTWVLIATDVISRGMDFKGVNCVINYDFPDSSSAYIHRIGRSGRAGRSGEAVTFYTEADVRYLKNIANVMKASGCEVPEWILSLPKLKWRKHRPKRESVSTKPQDGKE; this comes from the exons atggATAAAGATccatattcttttcttttctcagGAATCACTTTCAATAAGAAAAAATTCCCCCATGATTTTGCCCGCTTCAAg GCTAAAAAGGAAAGTAATGACTCAGAAAAGACGATGCTTGAGAACAAAACGCCCGAGGTAGAGGCAGTAGTTGAGCCTGTGAAAAAGAGGAAGAGGAAGTCAGCTGCTTCAG ATTCTGTAGAAGGATTTAATGTTTTCAAGAGctcaaagaagaagaagaagaaggcgGTAGTTGAAGAGAATGAAGATGCTGAAACTGTATCTGAAGGGAAGAAGAAATTATATCGACAAATggag AGGGATGCGATTTTTCGTAAGCAGCATAATATTCATACATTTGGAAGTAATATTCCATCACCTCTTCAAGATTTTTCAGAGTTGAGATCAAG GTATGGATGCAAACCATATATATTACGGAATTTGGCAGAACTTGGAATCAAAGAGCCCACACCAATTCAAATGCAGGCTATTCCAATACTCTTATCT ggaAGGGAATGCTTTGCTTGTGCTCCAACTGGCTCTGGAAAAACGTTGGCTTTCGTTTGTCCAATGCTTATGAAACTAAAG CGTGCGTCAAAGGATGGAGTTCGTGCTGTTATCCTTTGCCCTACACGAGAGCTAGCCTCTCAGACATACAGAGAATGTAAGAAATTGTCAAAAGGAAAGAAATTTTACATCAAGATGATGACGAAGCAGCTTTCAAAAAGTGGCGAGTTCTCGAAACTGACGTGTGATGTACTTATATCTACACCACTCCGTTTAAAGTTTGCCATTACCAAAAGGAAGCTTGATCTAAGCAG GGTTGAGTACCTTGTTTTGGATGAATCTGATAAGCTTTTCGAGCTTGGTTTACTAGGACAAGTTGATGCAGTTGTCAAAGCATGCTCAAACCCTTCAATTATCCGGTCATTGTTTAGTGCTACTCTACCTGATACAGTCGAAGAACTTGCACGTACAATAATGCATGATGCTGTTCGCGTAATTATTGGCAGGAA GAATTCTGCCTCAGAATCGATCAAACAAAAGTTGGTATTCGTTGGTAGCGAGGAAGGAAAGCTTCTGGCTCTTCGTCAAACCTTCGAAGAG AGTTTGAATCCACCAGTGCTGGTTTTTGTTCAAAATAAAGAACGGGCAAAGGATCTTTACAATGAATTGAAATTTGACGATATTAGAGTTGATGTAATACATTCTGATCTTCTTCAAGTAGAG CGAGAGAGTGCCATTGATAACTTCAGAGCTGGTAAAACATGGGTTTTAATTGCTACTGATGTAATTTCCCGTGGAATGGATTTCAAAGGGGTCAATTGTGTGATCAACTATGACTTTCCTGATTCATCTTCTGCATACATTCACAGGATTG GTCGGTCTGGAAGAGCAGGTAGGAGCGGTGAGGCAGTTACTTTCTACACAGAAGCCGATGTTAGATATCTGAAAAACATTGCCAATGTGATGAAAGCTTCTGGCTGTGAAGTCCCAGAATGGATATTGTCATTGCCCAAACTCAAGTGGAGGAAACACAGGCCAAAAAGAGAGTCTGTGTCAACAAAACCACAAGATGGAAAAGAATAA